A part of Rhipicephalus microplus isolate Deutch F79 chromosome 8, USDA_Rmic, whole genome shotgun sequence genomic DNA contains:
- the LOC119163899 gene encoding uncharacterized protein LOC119163899: MATARHWYTLVGFSDELDWRQLAFVEPIPPNRICKACGLVTRVTAFLPCLHVFCRNCYEQCRHDDQHSCPLDGQLTVEEDVEWIEFPVENLLKRKVKCWNEDHGCDVILPASELHKHFYKQCDCHCTSCPKCSMIVRCNNVCSHMQSECRDHVMTMAPRNPHAKTNGEKGIVMTMNANIDKRADEMKVILDHLKLENDAQSNRLDDISHCMNTFKETLLEILNKTNRFDSGTSSSEAINEALNDQAEKLQQIIGTISTSHKTLNEGLRTLEQLKQDMPSALEAHLREFFTIGSVALQETLRKEFAVTGRKGCSNCAESVGKIAGVKDCFTQADSSAINYEKCPVQ; this comes from the exons ATGGCTACTGCGAGACATTGGTACACCTTGGTTGGTTTTTCCGACGAGTTGGACTGGAGACAGTTGGCCTTCGTGGAGCCTATTCCACCAAACAGAATATGTAAAGCGTGTGGCCTCGTAACCAGAGTGACCGCTTTTCTGCCTTGCCTGCACGTTTTCTGCAGGAACTGCTACGAGCAGTGCCGCCATGATGACCAGCATAGTTGCCCACTCGATGGTCAACTGACCGTGGAAGAAGATGTCGAATGGATTGAGTTCCCTGTGGAGAACCTGCTCAAAAGGAAG GTGAAGTGCTGGAACGAAGACCATGGTTGCGACGTTATCTTACCTGCATCGGAACTCCACAAACACTTTTACAAACAATGTGACTGTCACTGCACTTCTTGTCCGAAGTGTTCGATGATCGTTCGCTGTAACAACGTGTGCTCGCACATGCAGAGCGAGTGCAGGGATCATGTGATGACTATGGCGCCCAGGAATCCACACGCTAAGACAAATGGTGAAAAAGGAATAGTGATGACAATGAATGCCAATATCGACAAACGGGCAGATGAAATGAAAGTGATCTTAGATCACCTTAAACTGGAAAATGACGCGCAAAGTAACCGCCTCGATGACATTTCACATTGCATGAATACGTTCAAAGAAACACTGCTAGAGATATTAAACAAAACTAACAGATTTGACAGTGGTACTTCCTCCTCAGAAGCAATCAACGAAGCTCTGAACGACCAAGCTGAAAAGCTGCAGCAGATTATTGGGACAATAAGCACTTCACACAAAACACTGAACGAAGGCTTGCGAACTTTGGAACAACTGAAACAGGACATGCCGAGTGCTCTGGAAGCGCACTTGAGAGAATTCTTTACCATTGGGAGTGTTGCGCTACAGGAAACTCTTCGAAAAGAGTTTGCGGTTACCGGGAGAAAAGGCTGCAGCAACTGCGCAGAAAGTGTTGGCAAGATTGCTGGAGTAAAGGACTGCTTCACGCAAGCTGATTCAAGTGCAATAAACTATGAAAAATGCCCTGTTCAATAA